The following proteins come from a genomic window of Planctomycetota bacterium:
- a CDS encoding GAF domain-containing protein, protein MSISSEKTIASKLRFETVALNLTRPDVDADVDQPYRDLENRYHALIDVVIPIGAMLFYERDYNVLLERILVETQKLCRADGGTLYLLTEEQALKFAIVRNTSLNIAMGGTADKGPPFESLQLYHPETGAPNLAHIATHCAITGQTINIPDAYGYPHFDFSGAKRFDQKTGYRSTSFVTVPLRSQTDRTIGVLQMINATDDDGKIIAFDPNMQRLIEALATLAAAALEHYQNEAKLRDRIAQLKVEIDHAKRAEEVSQIADTDYFRDLKARAAAIRSDSQRRRQ, encoded by the coding sequence TTGAGCATCAGCAGCGAAAAAACCATCGCCTCGAAACTGCGTTTCGAGACCGTTGCTCTCAATCTGACGCGACCCGATGTCGACGCCGATGTTGACCAGCCATATCGCGATCTGGAAAACCGTTACCACGCCCTGATCGACGTCGTCATCCCGATCGGCGCGATGCTCTTTTACGAACGCGATTACAATGTGCTGCTGGAGCGGATTCTCGTCGAAACGCAGAAACTCTGCCGAGCCGATGGAGGCACGCTCTACCTCCTCACCGAGGAGCAAGCGCTCAAGTTCGCCATCGTCCGCAACACCTCGCTGAACATCGCCATGGGCGGCACGGCCGACAAGGGTCCGCCCTTCGAATCGCTCCAGCTTTACCATCCCGAAACCGGCGCCCCCAATCTCGCGCACATCGCCACGCACTGCGCCATCACCGGGCAGACCATCAACATCCCCGACGCCTACGGCTACCCGCATTTCGACTTCTCCGGCGCCAAGCGCTTCGATCAGAAGACCGGCTACCGATCGACATCGTTCGTCACCGTCCCGCTCCGCAGTCAGACCGATCGCACCATCGGCGTGCTGCAGATGATCAACGCCACCGATGATGACGGCAAGATCATCGCTTTCGATCCCAACATGCAGCGGCTCATCGAGGCGCTCGCTACGCTTGCCGCCGCCGCGCTGGAGCACTATCAGAACGAGGCGAAGCTGCGCGACCGCATCGCCCAGCTCAAAGTCGAAATCGACCACGCCAAGCGGGCGGAGGAAGTTTCGCAGATCGCCGACACCGACTACTTCCGCGACCTCAAAGCCAGGGCTGCCGCCATCCGCAGTGATTCGCAGCGCCGCCGGCAGTAA
- a CDS encoding P-loop NTPase produces MAKIISVHSFRGGTGKSNTTANLALMIATRGNKVGIVDTDIQSPGIHTLFGLTEDRITHALNDYLWDKCNIEDAAYDVTPPGASAVYPSLNGHGQVFLIPSSIKGGEIAKILREGYDVAKLNDGFHTLIEKLDLDYLFIDTHPGVNEETLLSIAISDMLVLIMRPDHQDYQGTAVTVDLARRLEVPKMMIIVNKVPPRSDKAALKRDTEKAYGVPVAATIALTEDMVQMASRDLFCLHHPNHELTRTLLDVAAMLAE; encoded by the coding sequence ATGGCCAAAATCATCTCGGTCCACTCGTTCCGCGGCGGAACCGGCAAATCCAACACCACCGCAAACCTCGCCCTCATGATCGCCACGCGCGGCAACAAGGTCGGCATCGTCGACACCGATATCCAGTCGCCCGGGATCCATACTCTCTTCGGCCTCACCGAAGACCGCATCACGCATGCGCTCAACGATTATCTCTGGGATAAGTGCAACATCGAGGACGCCGCCTACGATGTGACCCCGCCGGGCGCCAGCGCGGTGTATCCCTCGCTCAACGGGCACGGACAGGTGTTCCTCATCCCTTCGAGCATCAAAGGCGGTGAAATCGCCAAGATTCTTCGCGAGGGCTACGACGTGGCGAAACTCAACGACGGGTTTCACACGCTCATCGAAAAGCTCGACCTCGATTACCTGTTCATCGACACGCATCCGGGCGTCAACGAAGAGACGCTTCTGTCGATCGCCATCTCCGACATGCTTGTGCTGATCATGCGCCCCGATCATCAGGACTATCAGGGCACGGCCGTGACCGTCGATCTGGCGCGCCGGCTCGAGGTGCCCAAGATGATGATCATCGTCAACAAAGTCCCGCCGCGTTCGGACAAGGCGGCGCTCAAACGCGATACGGAAAAAGCGTACGGCGTCCCCGTCGCCGCGACGATCGCGCTCACCGAAGACATGGTGCAGATGGCCAGCCGCGATCTTTTCTGTCTGCATCACCCGAATCACGAACTGACGCGCACCCTGCTCGACGTCGCCGCGATGTTGGCGGAGTGA
- the glsA gene encoding glutaminase A: MDSLVGDLKAVVSPLRAKLSEIHRKYAAVNDGALADYIPELTKANPDWFGICLTTVDGRVFCIGDSGQTFTIQSVSKPFVYGLALEDHGREGMLKHIGVEPTGDAFNSLVKLESFGGKPFNPMINAGAIAAASFIEGKDEPTRFNRVLEMFERYVGRRVQVDMAVFTSERSTGHRNRAIAHFLLNFNNLGHALEESLDLYFKQCSLLVCAQDLAMMGATLANGGVHPVTQQRAIDPQYIKDLLSVMSTCGMYDYSGEWYYRVGLAAKSGVGGGICAVVPGVAGLGVFSPLLDPRGNSVRGILALEELSKYYELHVFGCHNNYEKLVNDCSRRGR; this comes from the coding sequence TGGATTCCCTCGTCGGCGACCTCAAGGCCGTCGTCTCCCCATTGCGGGCCAAGCTCTCGGAGATACACCGCAAGTACGCCGCCGTGAATGACGGCGCCCTGGCCGACTACATCCCCGAATTGACCAAGGCCAATCCCGACTGGTTCGGCATCTGTCTGACCACCGTGGACGGCCGCGTCTTCTGCATCGGCGACTCGGGTCAGACCTTCACGATTCAGTCCGTGTCCAAACCCTTCGTGTACGGTCTGGCCCTCGAAGATCACGGGCGCGAGGGGATGCTCAAGCACATCGGCGTCGAGCCGACCGGGGACGCCTTCAACTCGCTCGTCAAGCTCGAAAGCTTTGGGGGCAAGCCGTTCAATCCGATGATCAACGCCGGCGCCATCGCCGCCGCATCGTTCATCGAAGGCAAAGACGAGCCGACGCGCTTCAATCGCGTGCTGGAGATGTTCGAGCGCTACGTCGGCCGCCGTGTGCAGGTCGACATGGCGGTCTTCACCTCCGAGCGTTCGACCGGTCACCGCAACCGTGCGATCGCTCACTTCCTCCTGAACTTCAACAATCTGGGCCACGCCCTCGAAGAATCGCTCGATCTGTACTTCAAGCAATGCTCCCTGCTGGTCTGTGCGCAGGATCTGGCCATGATGGGCGCGACGCTCGCTAATGGTGGGGTTCACCCCGTCACACAACAGCGCGCCATCGATCCGCAGTACATCAAGGACCTGCTGTCCGTCATGAGCACCTGCGGCATGTACGACTACTCCGGCGAGTGGTACTACCGCGTCGGACTCGCCGCCAAAAGCGGCGTCGGCGGGGGCATCTGCGCCGTCGTCCCGGGCGTGGCCGGCCTCGGCGTCTTCAGCCCGCTCCTCGACCCCCGCGGCAACAGCGTCCGCGGCATCCTCGCCCTCGAGGAACTGTCCAAATACTACGAACTGCACGTCTTCGGCTGTCACAACAACTACGAGAAACTCGTCAATGATTGCAGTCGAAGGGGGAGATAG
- a CDS encoding Cof-type HAD-IIB family hydrolase, whose translation MIWIASFLFRMLGLPIYCAGQPPAGRGVGREVCAIDMTDEQPTNPSGPTPEPPPESPPRPEPPVWPRIDLVAIDIDGTLLSTEKLLPVTTQRVIARCVERGVKIVLASARPPRSVREIHRLLKLNTMSIHYNGALICDLPANRHWCHVPLDPQLVKSIIALARKINPRVMISVEVLDKWYTDGVEEAYMPMTAPAGRSPDFVGPLDTVLTSPVTKLMLLDEPSRLAPVRGSIAKVFAGRVAMAVSDNYLIQLMNPQADKSAALQRVATAYGIPQRHVMAIGDAPNDCGMLRWAGLGVAVANAWVEVLDAADAVVPPNDVGGVAYALQHYVLDHPERQAAEPASIAVGQVTPAME comes from the coding sequence ATGATATGGATTGCATCATTTTTGTTCAGAATGTTGGGTTTGCCTATATACTGTGCAGGTCAGCCGCCCGCAGGACGCGGCGTGGGACGAGAGGTTTGTGCGATTGACATGACTGACGAGCAACCGACGAACCCATCGGGTCCGACCCCTGAACCGCCCCCGGAATCGCCGCCACGCCCGGAGCCGCCGGTCTGGCCGCGCATCGACCTGGTCGCCATCGACATCGACGGCACGCTGCTTTCGACCGAGAAGCTGCTGCCGGTGACGACGCAGCGCGTGATCGCCCGGTGCGTGGAGCGCGGCGTCAAGATCGTGCTTGCCTCCGCTCGCCCGCCGCGTAGCGTCCGCGAAATTCACCGGCTCCTCAAACTCAATACCATGTCCATCCATTACAACGGCGCGCTGATCTGCGATCTGCCCGCCAATCGACATTGGTGTCACGTCCCGCTCGATCCCCAGCTTGTCAAATCCATCATCGCGCTGGCGCGCAAGATCAACCCCCGCGTCATGATCAGCGTCGAAGTCCTCGACAAGTGGTACACCGACGGCGTCGAGGAAGCGTACATGCCCATGACGGCGCCCGCCGGTCGCTCGCCGGATTTCGTCGGCCCGCTCGACACGGTGCTCACCAGCCCGGTGACCAAACTCATGCTGCTCGACGAGCCGTCGCGGCTCGCCCCCGTGCGCGGGTCGATCGCCAAGGTGTTCGCCGGCCGGGTCGCCATGGCCGTCAGCGACAACTATCTGATTCAGCTCATGAACCCCCAGGCCGACAAGTCCGCGGCGCTGCAGCGTGTGGCGACGGCGTACGGGATTCCGCAGCGGCATGTGATGGCGATCGGCGATGCGCCCAATGACTGCGGCATGCTGCGATGGGCGGGGCTGGGCGTGGCGGTCGCCAATGCGTGGGTCGAAGTGCTCGATGCGGCGGATGCGGTGGTGCCGCCCAATGATGTGGGCGGCGTGGCGTATGCGCTTCAGCATTACGTGCTCGACCATCCGGAGCGGCAGGCGGCCGAACCAGCTTCGATCGCCGTCGGACAGGTCACGCCGGCGATGGAATAA